TTTTTTAACCTTAACACGTTCTAACAATAGGTGGTTCTAACTTGGTCAGACTTCTTCTGATTAAGGGTCGCGAGCTTGAGGAATTGCTTAAGCCTGAGGTACTGATACCTGAGATCGAGCAGGGATTCATTAAATTTTCGCGGAATGAAACCGTAACCCCCTCCAGGACGGTTATGTGGGTTGAGGGCAACTGGTGGGGTGTCATGCAGTCATACGTACCTGGCTACGGAGTGGGTGTGAAGGTAGTTAGTTTAATACCTCAGAATCCTGGTAGAGGGCTACCTACCATACAGGCTGTGGTGGCCTTATTCGACGCAGTGACCGGAACTCCCGTGGCAGTTGTGGAGGGCGGCATCCTGACGGCTCTGAGAACTGGTGCAGCAAGTGCGGTTTCGGCGAAATACATGGCTCCTAGGGAGTCAGGACCTGTAGGGATAATAGGGACGGGCTTTCAGGCAAAGCAACAACTCAAGTTTATAGCCTCCGTCTACAAGACGGATGACGTGATAATCTATGACGTAAGAGGTGAGGCGATGAAGTCCTTTAAGGCTTGGGCTATGGATGCTGGGTTCAGAGTCATGGAGGCCTCTTCACATGAGGACCTAGTGAGAAGATCTAGGGTCATTGTTGAAGCGTCCACGACCAAAGAGCCCGTGATCTTTGGCAGGTGGTTAGGTAGGAATCAACATGTTGTGAGCATAGGTGCTCACGCGAGGGACCATAGAGCGCTAGATG
This window of the Zestosphaera sp. genome carries:
- a CDS encoding ornithine cyclodeaminase family protein — translated: MVRLLLIKGRELEELLKPEVLIPEIEQGFIKFSRNETVTPSRTVMWVEGNWWGVMQSYVPGYGVGVKVVSLIPQNPGRGLPTIQAVVALFDAVTGTPVAVVEGGILTALRTGAASAVSAKYMAPRESGPVGIIGTGFQAKQQLKFIASVYKTDDVIIYDVRGEAMKSFKAWAMDAGFRVMEASSHEDLVRRSRVIVEASTTKEPVIFGRWLGRNQHVVSIGAHARDHRALDDGAITKFSKVVVDSRKAVLEETGDIRVPIERGLIRIDDVAELGEVASGIKKGREGDELTLFKSVGLAIQDVCAAALAYKLARARGLGTEVEL